From the Cyanobacteria bacterium FACHB-DQ100 genome, one window contains:
- a CDS encoding insulinase family protein, with the protein MVRISRTIVIFVLVFLLGWGSVPGISVARTLPSQSIQPYLDRVIQNVTEFKLENGLKFIVLERHQAPVVSFVTYADVGGADEPEGRTGVAHFLEHLAFKGTTRIGTQNFQAEKPLLNQLDQLAAQIKTAREQKKDVRTLQAEFDRVEAEATKLGRQNELGRIVEQAGGVGLNANTSADATRYFYSFPSNKLELWMSLESERFLDPVFREFYKEKAVILEERRLRTENSPIGQLIEAFTGTAFKVHPYRRPVIGYPTDLANLTRQDVQTFFDTHYVPNNLTIAIVGDVNPTEVKRLAQTYFGRYKTKPAPPEVVAVEPPQTQQREVSLKLQSQPWYVEGYHRPALNHPDNVVYEAIASILSDGRTSRLYRSLVEEQKVALAAQGINGFPGDKFPNLMLFYALTAPGRSIEEVAPALRAEIDRLKTQPVSAQELDRVKTQARAGLLRSLDSNMGMAQSLLEYEVKTGNWRNLFQQIDAIAKITPADIQRVANATFTDSNRTIGRILSQG; encoded by the coding sequence ATGGTGAGAATAAGTCGGACGATCGTAATCTTTGTTTTAGTGTTTCTGTTGGGTTGGGGTAGCGTTCCTGGAATTAGCGTAGCGCGGACGCTGCCTTCACAGTCGATTCAGCCTTATCTGGATCGAGTGATCCAAAACGTGACCGAGTTTAAGTTAGAAAATGGTCTGAAGTTTATTGTTTTAGAGCGTCATCAAGCTCCAGTGGTTTCGTTTGTAACTTATGCAGATGTGGGTGGAGCGGATGAACCGGAAGGAAGAACCGGAGTCGCACACTTCCTAGAACATTTAGCGTTTAAGGGTACCACTCGGATCGGCACACAGAATTTTCAAGCGGAAAAGCCGTTATTAAACCAGCTAGATCAGCTTGCAGCACAGATTAAAACGGCAAGAGAGCAAAAGAAAGATGTTCGCACCTTGCAAGCGGAGTTCGATCGCGTTGAAGCCGAAGCCACGAAATTGGGACGGCAAAATGAATTAGGACGCATCGTGGAGCAAGCAGGTGGCGTGGGGCTGAATGCCAATACTTCGGCAGATGCCACGCGCTATTTCTATAGTTTTCCGTCTAACAAATTAGAGCTTTGGATGTCGTTGGAGTCAGAACGCTTTCTCGATCCGGTATTTCGAGAGTTCTACAAAGAGAAAGCGGTGATTCTAGAAGAGCGGCGATTGCGGACGGAGAATTCACCGATCGGGCAATTGATCGAAGCGTTTACGGGTACTGCCTTTAAGGTTCATCCCTATCGCCGTCCGGTGATTGGTTATCCAACTGATTTAGCCAATCTCACCCGACAAGATGTGCAGACCTTCTTCGACACGCATTATGTCCCGAATAATTTGACGATCGCGATCGTGGGCGATGTCAATCCAACCGAAGTGAAGCGTCTCGCTCAAACCTATTTTGGTCGCTACAAAACGAAGCCCGCGCCGCCGGAAGTGGTTGCCGTTGAGCCGCCACAAACCCAGCAGCGTGAAGTCAGTTTGAAGCTACAATCTCAACCCTGGTACGTAGAAGGCTACCACCGTCCTGCGTTAAATCATCCGGATAACGTTGTGTATGAAGCGATCGCGTCAATTTTGAGCGATGGGCGCACTTCTCGGCTGTACCGATCGTTAGTTGAAGAGCAGAAGGTCGCATTAGCCGCTCAAGGAATTAACGGCTTTCCGGGCGATAAGTTTCCGAATTTGATGCTGTTTTATGCGCTGACCGCTCCGGGTCGATCGATTGAAGAAGTCGCGCCTGCTCTGAGAGCCGAAATCGATCGCCTGAAAACTCAGCCTGTTTCGGCGCAAGAACTCGATCGCGTCAAAACTCAAGCGAGAGCCGGATTATTACGATCGCTCGATTCCAATATGGGCATGGCTCAGTCGCTATTAGAGTACGAAGTCAAAACCGGAAACTGGCGCAACTTATTCCAGCAAATTGACGCGATCGCCAAGATTACGCCTGCTGATATCCAGCGAGTTGCAAACGCCACGTTTACCGATTCCAATCGCACGATTGGACGAATTTTGTCGCAAGGATAA